The bacterium genome includes a region encoding these proteins:
- the gap gene encoding type I glyceraldehyde-3-phosphate dehydrogenase → MARVGINGFGRIGRCTLRSALKSGIAGNGDLEFVAVNDLTDPATLAHLLKYDSVHGRLDANVEATDDGIRIGDREIKVIAERDPANLPWGELGVDIVIESTGLFTKRPDAAKHISAGAKKVIISAPAGEPDATIALGVNEEVYEASNHHVISNASCTTNCLAPVAKVLNQEFGLKRGWMTTTHAYTNDQSILDLPHKDLRRARAAGVSMIPTSTGAAKAVGLVLPDLAGKLDGISIRVPTADVSVVDLVAEIDRSATAEQINEAFQKAADGPMKGILDVSNEPLVSIDFQGNPHSSIVDGLNTKVLEGNLVKVLSWYDNEWGYANRVVDLARMVASKL, encoded by the coding sequence ATGGCTCGAGTTGGCATCAATGGATTTGGACGGATCGGGCGCTGCACGCTGCGCAGTGCTCTCAAGAGTGGAATTGCCGGTAATGGTGACCTCGAGTTCGTGGCGGTCAACGACCTGACCGACCCCGCAACACTCGCCCATTTGCTGAAATACGATTCCGTACACGGCCGGCTCGACGCGAACGTCGAAGCGACCGACGACGGCATCCGCATCGGCGATCGCGAAATCAAGGTCATCGCAGAACGCGATCCAGCCAATCTCCCCTGGGGCGAACTCGGTGTCGACATCGTCATCGAATCAACGGGTCTGTTCACGAAACGGCCCGACGCCGCGAAGCACATCAGCGCTGGCGCCAAGAAGGTGATCATCAGCGCGCCGGCGGGCGAGCCGGATGCCACCATCGCCCTGGGTGTGAACGAAGAGGTCTACGAGGCGAGCAACCACCACGTGATCTCCAATGCTTCGTGCACCACCAACTGTCTGGCGCCGGTGGCCAAGGTCCTGAATCAGGAGTTCGGGCTGAAGCGCGGCTGGATGACCACCACGCACGCGTACACCAACGACCAGTCGATCCTGGACCTTCCCCACAAGGACCTGCGCCGCGCGCGCGCGGCCGGTGTGTCGATGATCCCCACCTCGACCGGTGCGGCCAAGGCCGTGGGCCTGGTCTTGCCCGATCTCGCCGGAAAGCTCGACGGTATCTCGATTCGCGTCCCGACCGCGGATGTATCGGTGGTCGACCTGGTCGCCGAAATCGATCGCTCCGCGACCGCAGAGCAGATCAACGAGGCCTTCCAGAAGGCGGCCGATGGCCCCATGAAGGGGATCCTCGACGTATCGAACGAACCTCTGGTTTCGATCGACTTCCAGGGCAACCCACATTCCTCGATCGTCGACGGCCTGAACACCAAGGTGCTCGAAGGTAATCTGGTCAAGGTGCTGTCCTGGTACGACAACGAGTGGGGCTACGCCAATCGCGTGGTTGATCTCGCTCGAATGGTCGCCTCGAAGCTGTGA
- a CDS encoding phosphoglycerate kinase — protein sequence MSSGKAPRSVTDLALRGRRVFIRVDLNVPLRDGRVSDDTRIRAALPTIEHVRSQGGRVVLASHLGRPKGQRVDEFSLRPVAQAMNLPLAADCIGPEVEKQIDELGDGDALLLENLRFHAGEESNEAKFCAALARLCDVYVNDAFGTAHRAHASTAGLPGLIEESAAGLLMAREVEALTRVRENPERPYVCVLGGAKVSDKLAVLEALASRADSIVIGGAMAYTFLLARGEPVGKSLVEPDLVDTALRLLDGKAEILLPVDHRVAPSLDDPERAELVEQIPADQMALDVGPASIAAIAQRLESARTVFWNGPLGVFEIPPFDHGTCAVAEILASSSAYSVVGGGDSLAAVQAAGVGERISHLSTGGGASLEFLEGKTLPGIEALS from the coding sequence GTGAGTTCGGGGAAAGCGCCCCGCTCCGTCACCGACCTCGCGTTGCGAGGTCGGCGCGTCTTCATCCGCGTCGACCTGAACGTCCCCTTGCGCGATGGTCGCGTGTCCGATGACACGCGCATCCGCGCGGCGCTTCCGACGATCGAGCACGTGCGCTCACAGGGAGGTCGAGTCGTACTCGCCTCTCACCTGGGAAGACCGAAGGGCCAGCGCGTCGACGAGTTTTCGCTGCGCCCCGTCGCACAGGCGATGAACCTGCCTCTGGCTGCGGATTGCATCGGCCCAGAAGTCGAAAAGCAGATCGATGAACTCGGCGACGGCGATGCACTGCTACTCGAAAACCTGCGCTTTCACGCGGGCGAAGAGAGCAACGAGGCGAAGTTCTGTGCCGCGCTCGCGCGACTCTGCGACGTGTACGTGAACGACGCGTTCGGGACCGCGCATCGCGCGCATGCGAGCACCGCGGGCTTGCCGGGATTGATCGAAGAGTCGGCAGCTGGACTGCTGATGGCGCGCGAAGTCGAGGCGCTGACCCGGGTGCGCGAAAACCCGGAACGGCCCTATGTATGCGTGCTCGGCGGAGCCAAGGTGTCGGACAAGCTGGCGGTACTCGAAGCACTGGCCTCGCGTGCGGACTCGATCGTGATCGGTGGCGCGATGGCGTACACATTCCTGCTGGCGCGCGGCGAACCCGTCGGCAAGTCACTCGTCGAGCCCGATCTGGTCGACACCGCACTCCGACTGCTGGACGGCAAGGCCGAGATCCTGCTACCGGTCGACCACCGGGTCGCGCCTTCGCTCGATGATCCGGAGCGAGCGGAACTGGTCGAGCAGATCCCCGCCGACCAGATGGCGCTCGACGTGGGTCCCGCGAGCATTGCCGCAATCGCGCAGCGACTGGAGTCGGCCCGCACCGTGTTCTGGAACGGCCCGCTGGGAGTGTTCGAGATCCCCCCCTTCGACCACGGCACCTGCGCGGTCGCCGAGATATTGGCCTCGTCTTCGGCGTACAGTGTGGTTGGCGGTGGCGATTCGCTGGCCGCCGTACAGGCCGCAGGGGTCGGCGAGCGCATTTCCCACCTTTCGACGGGAGGCGGCGCGTCTCTCGAGTTCCTCGAGGGCAAGACCTTGCCCGGCATCGAGGCCCTGTCGTGA
- a CDS encoding triose-phosphate isomerase, translating into MRTPLIAANWKLHKTVAEAESFAKELGAQLGELSGVEAAIAPPFTALAALGRALSGTSVALAAQNVHPEPKGAFTGEISVGMLAEFQVRYAIVGHSERRHVFGETDAFIAAKVRAVQDGRMRPILCVGETFEEREAGRTFDVLRAQIEGSLAQADPECSSELVVAYEPVWAIGTGQTATPEMAQEAHAFLRDRLQARLGAAAAAEIRIQYGGSVKPENAAELMAQADIDGALVGGASLDPASFCAIIRFSDRPQE; encoded by the coding sequence ATGAGAACGCCGCTGATCGCAGCCAACTGGAAACTGCACAAGACCGTGGCAGAGGCCGAGAGCTTCGCCAAGGAACTCGGCGCCCAGCTCGGTGAGCTCTCCGGCGTAGAAGCGGCCATTGCCCCGCCCTTCACGGCGCTTGCGGCTCTGGGACGTGCTCTCAGCGGGACCAGCGTGGCACTCGCCGCCCAGAACGTGCATCCCGAGCCCAAGGGCGCCTTCACAGGGGAGATCTCCGTCGGGATGCTCGCCGAATTTCAGGTTCGCTACGCGATCGTGGGGCATTCGGAGCGCAGGCACGTCTTCGGCGAGACCGATGCCTTCATCGCAGCCAAGGTCCGGGCCGTCCAGGACGGCCGAATGCGCCCCATTCTGTGCGTGGGCGAGACCTTCGAGGAGCGGGAAGCCGGGCGAACTTTCGACGTTCTGCGAGCCCAGATCGAGGGCTCGCTGGCACAGGCGGACCCGGAGTGCTCCTCGGAACTGGTGGTCGCCTACGAGCCGGTGTGGGCAATCGGCACCGGCCAGACGGCGACTCCGGAAATGGCCCAGGAAGCCCACGCGTTCCTTCGCGACCGTCTGCAGGCCAGGCTCGGAGCCGCGGCAGCCGCGGAGATCCGAATCCAGTACGGTGGCTCAGTCAAGCCGGAGAACGCAGCGGAACTCATGGCGCAAGCGGACATCGATGGGGCCCTGGTGGGGGGCGCTAGCCTTGACCCCGCCAGCTTCTGCGCCATTATCCGCTTCTCGGATCGCCCCCAGGAGTAA
- the secG gene encoding preprotein translocase subunit SecG produces MEYLITILHVLTCLCLIAIVLLQHGKGADIGVALGGGASQTVFGARGAGSFLTKLTTGAAILFMITSFTLSRMGGSSDVESIMAPASEAPVAPAEVPESSFPEAAPIEQDADAPSGFEAIEPPATETESDKSKE; encoded by the coding sequence TTGGAGTATCTGATCACGATCCTGCACGTTCTGACGTGCCTCTGCCTGATTGCCATCGTGCTCTTGCAGCACGGCAAGGGCGCCGACATCGGCGTGGCCCTGGGTGGAGGGGCCAGCCAGACGGTTTTCGGTGCGCGCGGCGCGGGCAGCTTCCTGACGAAGCTGACCACCGGTGCGGCCATCCTGTTCATGATCACCAGTTTCACGCTCTCGCGCATGGGCGGAAGCTCGGACGTGGAAAGCATCATGGCACCGGCCAGCGAGGCGCCCGTGGCCCCGGCCGAGGTTCCCGAATCGAGTTTCCCCGAAGCCGCACCCATCGAGCAAGACGCTGACGCACCGTCGGGTTTCGAAGCCATCGAACCTCCGGCTACCGAAACCGAGTCAGACAAGAGCAAAGAGTAA
- a CDS encoding PQQ-dependent dehydrogenase, methanol/ethanol family, producing MARQSVGVLIASLYFALACGQSSRDAEPVVEVPVDAEAEATPFSIPGNIDGERIASADTDTEADQWLSHGRTYSEQRFSPLKKIDRNTVAGLGLAWSYDLESTRGVEATPIVVDGVMYVSAPWSKVHALDAATGKKIWSFDPEVPPDTAHKACCDIVNRGVAVWKGSVFVATLDGRLVSIDAKNGRMNWSVQTVDTKRPYTITGAPRVVKDFVFIGNGGAEFGVRGYITAYHAQTGEQAWRFYTVPGNPAEPFEHSELERAAKTWTGKWWEVGGGGTAWDAMAYDPDLDLLYVGTGNGSPWTRYARSPGGGDNLYLSSILALRPATGKLVWHYQVNPGDNWDYTATQPIILADLEIEGELRKVLMQAPKNGFFYVLDRETGGLISARPYVSVNWASKIDPKTGRPVETEIANYEKEARKISPAPQGAHSWHPMAFSPETGLVYVPARELQAWFINDPKFPGARPGEWALGTDVDRVIDKTLDSPPEPSGFILGWDPIAQREVWRVEHEDFWNGGVLATAGGLVFSGTGAGRIAAYDAENGRTLWEVHSQTGVIAAPVSYEIDDEQYIAVAAGFGGGVIAAGRVENAIINRYHNEGRILAFKLGGTEIMPQNQSRDQTVPAPPPVMISAEQLTQGKSLYNRFCMQCHGFAAASSWLTPDLRYLSPERHAAFQAIVRGGILSGKGMPRFEDLLSSEQADLIHEYVNSEAQKLYDSESKPSG from the coding sequence TTGGCACGCCAATCGGTAGGAGTTCTGATCGCTTCTTTGTATTTCGCACTGGCCTGCGGGCAGAGTTCGAGGGACGCCGAGCCAGTGGTCGAAGTGCCCGTCGATGCAGAAGCTGAAGCGACACCCTTCTCGATCCCCGGCAATATCGATGGCGAGCGCATCGCGTCCGCGGACACAGACACCGAAGCCGACCAGTGGCTCAGTCATGGGCGTACCTATTCAGAGCAGCGCTTCAGCCCGCTGAAAAAGATCGACCGCAATACCGTCGCGGGGCTCGGGCTGGCCTGGAGCTACGATCTGGAATCGACGCGCGGCGTAGAAGCGACGCCGATCGTAGTGGATGGAGTCATGTACGTCTCGGCTCCCTGGAGCAAGGTACACGCGCTCGACGCCGCCACGGGGAAGAAGATCTGGAGTTTCGATCCCGAAGTGCCTCCGGATACCGCCCACAAGGCGTGTTGCGACATCGTCAACCGCGGAGTCGCCGTCTGGAAGGGATCCGTCTTCGTCGCAACGCTGGATGGACGACTCGTATCGATCGACGCAAAGAACGGGCGCATGAACTGGAGTGTGCAGACCGTCGACACGAAGCGTCCCTATACGATCACGGGTGCACCCCGTGTGGTGAAGGATTTCGTGTTCATCGGAAACGGGGGCGCTGAATTCGGCGTTCGCGGATACATCACGGCCTATCACGCCCAGACCGGAGAACAGGCCTGGCGTTTCTACACAGTGCCCGGCAATCCGGCTGAGCCGTTCGAACACTCGGAACTCGAGCGGGCCGCGAAGACCTGGACCGGCAAGTGGTGGGAAGTCGGGGGCGGCGGAACCGCCTGGGATGCCATGGCGTACGACCCCGATCTCGACCTGCTCTACGTCGGCACAGGCAACGGTTCTCCGTGGACTCGTTATGCCCGCAGTCCCGGTGGTGGCGACAATCTCTACCTGTCGTCAATTCTCGCCCTGCGTCCCGCGACTGGAAAACTCGTCTGGCACTACCAGGTCAACCCGGGAGACAACTGGGACTACACCGCGACGCAACCCATCATCCTGGCGGATCTCGAAATCGAAGGCGAACTCCGCAAAGTCCTCATGCAGGCGCCGAAGAACGGCTTTTTCTACGTACTGGATCGTGAAACCGGAGGCCTGATCTCCGCCAGACCGTACGTATCCGTCAACTGGGCGAGCAAGATCGACCCCAAGACCGGCCGCCCGGTCGAAACCGAGATCGCGAACTACGAAAAGGAAGCGCGCAAGATTTCTCCCGCACCCCAGGGCGCACATAGTTGGCACCCGATGGCGTTCAGTCCCGAGACGGGTCTGGTCTACGTACCCGCGCGAGAGCTACAGGCCTGGTTCATCAACGATCCGAAGTTCCCGGGCGCACGCCCGGGCGAGTGGGCGCTGGGAACGGACGTGGACCGGGTGATCGATAAGACGCTGGACTCACCTCCGGAGCCGTCGGGCTTCATTCTCGGCTGGGACCCGATCGCCCAACGCGAGGTCTGGCGCGTAGAGCACGAGGATTTCTGGAACGGCGGTGTGCTTGCGACTGCGGGCGGACTCGTCTTTTCAGGCACGGGAGCGGGTCGCATTGCGGCCTACGACGCTGAAAACGGTCGCACTCTCTGGGAAGTCCATTCGCAGACGGGAGTGATTGCGGCTCCGGTGAGCTATGAGATCGACGACGAGCAGTACATCGCTGTGGCCGCGGGTTTTGGGGGTGGAGTCATCGCCGCAGGTCGCGTCGAGAATGCGATCATCAACCGCTACCACAACGAGGGACGCATCCTGGCCTTCAAGCTAGGCGGCACCGAAATCATGCCGCAGAATCAGAGCCGCGATCAGACCGTGCCCGCACCTCCGCCAGTCATGATTTCCGCTGAACAGCTCACGCAGGGCAAGAGCTTGTACAACCGGTTCTGCATGCAGTGTCACGGCTTCGCCGCAGCGTCGAGCTGGCTGACACCCGATCTGCGCTACCTGAGCCCGGAACGGCACGCCGCTTTCCAGGCGATCGTGCGCGGCGGAATTCTGTCGGGCAAGGGCATGCCCCGATTCGAAGATCTGCTCAGCTCCGAGCAGGCCGACCTCATCCATGAGTACGTGAACTCAGAAGCGCAGAAGCTCTACGACTCGGAGAGCAAACCGAGCGGCTGA
- a CDS encoding efflux RND transporter permease subunit: MRRIITWFVDNPVAANLLMAVLLIGGGLSLFSIRQEEFPSMDTEVVQVSVSHLGASPEEVEQAVCIRLEDAIDGTPHIDRVSTIAVEGTCVLNIELVEGTDSNWALSEIEGRISNVSTLPAEAEKPVVSYLVLLGDVLRIAISGDADERSLKVIGQTMRDEIAALPGVSQVELSYVRPYEISIEVSEQMLRRHGLNFEQVAAAVRSSSLDLPGGSVKTEGGEILLRSKGQAYRGAEFASIVVLTRSDGTSVNLGDIATVRDGFRDDDIRAFFDGKPAVMVQVNRIGEEDILEVAATVKAYVEQARTRMPEGIELTIWSDEAESLRDRVDALLRNASGGLAFVLLVLALLLRFRIAVWVAAGIPISMLGAVMLFPAFGYAISTLAIMGFILVLGIVVDDAIVVGESVYAHEQAGSELRTSVIDGTSAVSIPVIFGVLTTIAAFSPLIFVPGRMGQFFTVLGGTVILCLIMSLVEAQLILPAHLARRHKSSRSERRGRWAEIQDRVSGGFEAFVAGYYQPALEWVLHWRYLALSVALGVVVLTASLFASGRMAFQFFPGIEGDRIYATLTMPQGTPLETTEAAVRKIESAAEATRVKLEDESEGAMVRHVLSSIGKQVGRDGPRRSGEGGGGTHLAQVVVEIAPWNERDVKTREVTQVWRDLTGPITDAVELKFEAFTMHAGDAFGIQLSSDNAQDLEAAAQELRTALAGYEGVFDIADSFRPGKQEVRLSLLPEAEPLGITFNDLARQVRTAFYGVEVQRIQRGTDDVRVMLRYPEEERRSLGNLENMRIRTPDGTEIPIGAVARAELGRGFATIRRNNGKRVLKVTADIDRTTVTPEEIMKSVLTGPLPKILKKYPGLTHSLEGEQRERSKALTGLFRGAVLALLVIYTLLAIPLRSYVQPLVIMAAIPFGAVGAIIGHFIMGWNLVFFSLLGIVALAGVVVNDSLVLVDFINRERARGLVLSDAVRSAGMKRFRAVFLTSATTFTGLLPLIFSASEATYFVVPIAISLAFGVVAATAITLFLVPCGCLIVEDLTRFMRRSSRDTATSEQPASAT; encoded by the coding sequence TTGAGACGGATCATCACCTGGTTCGTCGACAATCCCGTCGCTGCGAACCTGCTGATGGCGGTGCTGTTGATCGGTGGCGGGCTCTCGCTGTTTTCGATCCGTCAGGAAGAGTTTCCCAGCATGGACACCGAGGTGGTGCAGGTCAGCGTTTCCCACCTTGGCGCATCCCCGGAAGAAGTCGAGCAGGCCGTCTGCATCCGCCTCGAGGATGCGATCGATGGCACGCCCCATATCGATCGGGTGAGTACGATTGCGGTCGAGGGAACCTGTGTCCTGAACATCGAACTCGTGGAAGGAACCGATTCGAACTGGGCACTCTCGGAGATCGAAGGCCGCATCAGCAATGTTTCGACCCTGCCCGCCGAAGCGGAAAAGCCGGTCGTGTCGTATCTGGTCTTATTGGGTGACGTGTTGCGCATCGCGATCTCGGGCGATGCAGATGAACGCTCCCTCAAGGTCATCGGCCAGACGATGCGCGACGAGATCGCCGCGCTTCCGGGTGTCTCGCAGGTCGAATTGAGCTATGTCCGGCCGTACGAGATTTCGATCGAAGTGTCCGAACAGATGCTGCGTCGGCACGGTCTGAATTTCGAGCAGGTCGCGGCGGCGGTTCGCTCTTCTTCACTCGACTTGCCCGGAGGTTCGGTCAAGACCGAAGGCGGCGAAATCCTCTTGCGCTCCAAGGGACAGGCGTACCGCGGTGCGGAGTTCGCTTCGATCGTGGTCCTGACCCGCTCGGATGGCACCTCCGTCAATCTCGGCGACATCGCGACTGTTCGCGATGGCTTTCGTGACGACGATATTCGCGCCTTCTTCGACGGCAAACCCGCCGTCATGGTCCAGGTCAATCGCATCGGGGAAGAGGACATCCTCGAGGTAGCAGCGACCGTGAAGGCCTACGTCGAGCAGGCTCGCACACGCATGCCCGAAGGCATCGAGTTGACCATCTGGAGCGACGAAGCCGAGAGTTTGCGCGATCGCGTGGATGCGCTGCTGCGCAACGCATCCGGGGGACTCGCCTTCGTGTTGTTGGTCCTGGCTCTGCTTCTGCGCTTCCGGATCGCCGTCTGGGTTGCAGCTGGGATCCCGATTTCGATGCTCGGTGCGGTCATGCTCTTTCCTGCTTTCGGTTACGCCATCAGCACGCTGGCCATCATGGGCTTCATTCTGGTGCTGGGGATCGTGGTCGACGATGCGATCGTCGTGGGTGAGAGCGTCTACGCACATGAACAGGCCGGTAGCGAGTTGCGGACGTCGGTCATCGACGGCACGAGCGCGGTTTCCATTCCGGTGATCTTCGGTGTCTTGACGACGATCGCCGCGTTTTCTCCACTGATCTTCGTGCCCGGGCGCATGGGCCAGTTCTTCACGGTCCTCGGGGGCACGGTGATCCTGTGCCTGATCATGTCACTGGTCGAAGCACAACTGATCCTGCCGGCGCATCTCGCGCGTCGCCACAAAAGTTCTCGGTCCGAACGAAGGGGCCGTTGGGCCGAGATCCAGGACCGTGTATCAGGCGGCTTCGAAGCCTTTGTGGCGGGCTACTACCAACCGGCGCTCGAGTGGGTTCTTCACTGGCGCTACCTGGCCCTATCGGTTGCGCTGGGCGTCGTCGTTCTTACAGCATCGCTATTCGCGAGTGGGCGCATGGCGTTTCAGTTCTTTCCCGGAATCGAGGGTGATCGCATCTACGCCACGCTGACGATGCCACAGGGTACACCGCTGGAAACCACGGAAGCGGCGGTTCGAAAAATTGAAAGCGCCGCGGAAGCCACGCGGGTGAAACTGGAAGATGAAAGCGAAGGGGCGATGGTTCGCCACGTGCTGTCATCGATTGGAAAGCAGGTGGGGCGCGACGGCCCGCGTCGAAGTGGCGAAGGAGGGGGCGGAACTCACCTCGCCCAGGTGGTCGTGGAAATCGCGCCCTGGAACGAGCGCGACGTCAAGACTCGCGAGGTCACTCAGGTCTGGCGGGACCTCACGGGACCGATTACCGACGCCGTCGAGTTGAAATTCGAAGCCTTCACCATGCACGCGGGCGATGCCTTTGGCATTCAGCTCAGTTCGGACAATGCCCAGGATTTAGAAGCTGCGGCACAAGAGTTGCGCACCGCGCTCGCAGGATACGAGGGTGTGTTCGACATCGCGGATTCCTTTCGACCCGGGAAGCAGGAGGTGAGGCTCTCGCTGCTCCCGGAGGCCGAGCCACTCGGGATCACGTTCAACGATCTGGCCCGGCAAGTGCGAACGGCTTTTTACGGCGTCGAGGTTCAGCGCATCCAACGCGGCACGGACGATGTGCGCGTGATGCTCCGCTATCCCGAAGAAGAGCGGCGCTCACTGGGCAACCTGGAGAACATGCGCATCCGTACGCCCGACGGTACCGAGATTCCGATCGGTGCGGTGGCCCGCGCGGAACTGGGCCGTGGCTTTGCGACGATTCGCCGCAACAATGGCAAACGGGTTCTGAAAGTGACTGCCGATATCGACCGCACGACCGTCACGCCGGAAGAAATCATGAAGAGCGTGCTCACCGGGCCGTTGCCGAAGATCCTGAAGAAATACCCCGGTCTCACGCACTCCCTCGAGGGTGAGCAGCGCGAGCGCAGCAAGGCCCTCACAGGACTGTTCCGCGGTGCCGTGCTCGCGCTCCTGGTCATCTACACCCTGCTGGCGATCCCGCTGCGTTCCTACGTGCAGCCGCTCGTGATCATGGCCGCGATTCCCTTTGGCGCGGTCGGCGCGATCATCGGGCATTTCATCATGGGCTGGAATCTGGTGTTCTTCTCGCTCCTGGGAATCGTCGCACTCGCAGGTGTCGTCGTGAACGACAGCCTGGTGCTGGTCGACTTCATCAATCGCGAACGGGCGAGAGGGCTCGTGCTATCGGATGCGGTTCGTTCGGCGGGTATGAAGCGCTTCCGCGCCGTTTTTCTGACCTCTGCGACGACCTTTACAGGTCTTTTGCCGCTGATCTTCAGCGCATCCGAGGCGACCTACTTCGTGGTTCCGATCGCGATCTCGCTGGCCTTCGGAGTGGTGGCCGCTACGGCGATCACACTGTTTCTGGTGCCGTGCGGCTGTTTGATCGTCGAGGATCTCACGCGATTCATGCGGCGATCCTCGCGCGACACAGCGACCTCTGAGCAGCCTGCATCCGCTACCTGA